In the Deferribacter desulfuricans SSM1 genome, TTGTCACTATTTAATATTTTTGGGATAACCAACTTCTGGATATCCGTTGGTTCTTCAAACCCCTTTTTTTTTAAAGCTTCCAAAATACTTTTTGAAACTCCAAGTTTTTCAAATTCTTTCATACTTTGCATAAATTTAACCTTCCTTCTTTTATATTGTTGGCAACAGAATGCGATGTAAGGCCATTGCACATCCCTAGATTGCTTCACTGAAGCTTGCAATGACGGCAAATTATGTCATTGAGAGGAGCTTTTGCTCCGAAGCAATCTTTAAATTAGACTATGCACAATAGCCTCAATATTCTGTTTGCTTTTTTAAGAAGAAAATGAAAATCGATTATTTTTAGATAAGCTGCTCTAATCTTTTTTGAAAGTAGTTTTCTTTCTCTTCAAGCTCGCTTAGTTTGATTTCATAACGACTGTAAAGCTCATCAATATTTTTCTCAATATTTTTCAACTCTTTACTCAAAGAAGCAACTTCTTCAAAATTGCCTTCCATTGAATACTTTAAAATCAAACTATTTACTTCAGTTTTTCGACTTTCACTCTCTTCTATCGCTCTTTCTAACTCCTCTACCTCTTTTATAAGAGGGTTCAAAACTTTAGATTTTTCAGCAATAACTTCTGCCTTTAATCTTCTAATATCCTTTTTGGATAATTTCTCTTTTTCTTTTTCATTTTTTCTGGTGAAATCCTCTTCATCCCAGCCAACTTTTTCTAAAAACTCATCATAGGTGCCTTCAAAAAGCATAACTTCATCTTTTTTAAACACTATTAGCCTGTTTGCTATTTCACGCAAAAAGGTTTCATTGTGGGTAACCATCAAAATAGCACCTTCAAACTGTTTTAGTGCCTCAAGCAAAGCATCGGTGGAATAAATATCCAAATGGTTTGTGGGCTCATCTAACATAACCAAATTTACAGGTTTTGCAATAACTTTTCCAAGTAATACCCTACTTTTTTCTCCACCAGATAAAACTCCAATCTTTTTTAATGCCTCATCACCTGAAAACATCATTATCCCAGCAATATCTCTTGCCCTTTGTCTATCCACACTTGCATCAGAATACATTATCTCTTCTTCTATCGTTCTATCATCAACCAAATCAGCTATATTTGTTTGCTCATAAACCCCTATTTCCACATTGTTATTGATAATTATTTCACCTGAAATGGGTTTTAGTTTACCTGAAAGAACCTTTATAAGTGTGGTTTTCCCTTTTCCGTTTGGTCCAATAATACAGATTTTATCATTTGAACCAATACTAAAAGATAAATTTGTAAATAGTGGCTTATCTTTATGATACCCAAAAGTAATATCTTTTACATGTATCAAATTTTTCCCTTCATAAGGTTTATAGCTAAATCTAAAATTTAAATTTTTTATGGGCTCTAAATCAACCTCATCCTCTTTTAATTTCTCCAATGTCTTAATCCTTGACTGGACAAGATTTGCCTGTCTTGCCTTAGCTCTAAATTTATTGATAAACTGCTCCATCTCTTTTTTACGCTTATCAATATTCTCTTTTGTTTTTTCTAAGTGCTCCTCTTCTAATCTTATCTGCTCATAAAATTTGGATGTATCGCCCTTTATTTTCCTAACCTTTTTACGATAAATCCCTAAAATATGTGTGCAAACACTATCCATAAACCCTCTATCATGGGTTATCAAAATAAATTCTTTTTTCCATTCTCTCAAAAAGTTTGCAAGCCATCTGATTGATAAAATATCCAGATAGTTTGTTGGCTCATCAAGTAGTAAAAGGTCACAGTCAGAAACTAAAACCTTTGCAAGATTTATTCTAACCTGATACCCCCCAGAAAACTCATAAGGGTTTTTATCTAAATCCTCTTTTGTAAAACCAAGCCCAAAGAGAACCTTCTCTGCTTTCCATCTATTATCTTCTAAATCACTTTTTACAATGGAATAAACTTCATCAATCAGCCTATTATGAGAAAACTCAAGATGTTGTTTTAGATACCCTATTTTATAATCTTTTGGAATGTTCACCTTGCCGCTATCTGGCTCCTCTTCACCCACTATCATCTTAAAAAGAGTTGTTTTCCCTTCACCATTTCGGCCTATTAAGCCGACCTTTTCACCGCTACCGATAGTAAAATTTATTTTATCAAATACTAACCTCGTTCCAAAAGACTTTGTTAAATTTTCAACACTAATCATTACCTATCCTCAATATTACTTAGCTAAATCTTCGTTTAAAATTTTTAAAAACTCATCCAGTAAGTCTTCTTCTTCAACCTTTTTTACTACTTTACCCTTTTTAAATATTATACCAACCCCTCTACCACCAGCTATACCATAATCAGCCTCTCTTGCCTCACCAGGTCCATTAACAGGGCACCCCATCACAGCAACAGAGATCTTTTTATCAAAAACCACAAGAGCCTTTTCAACCTTCTCTGCAAGCTCTACCAAATTTATCTCACACCTACCACAGGTTGGGCAAGAAACTATATCTACCCCTCTTTCTCTTAAACCAAGAGCTTTTAAAATCTCAAAGCCAACTCTTACCTCTTCTACAGGGTCCGCTGTCAAAGAAACTCTCAAAGTATCACCTATCCCCTCTGCTAAAAGTGTACCAATGCCAACTGCTGATTTAATTGTACCTGAAAAAAATGTACCAGCTTCAGTAACACCAAGATGAAGAGGGTAATCAGACCTTTTAGAAAATTCTCTATATGCTTCGATAGTCATCATCACATTGCTGGCTTTAAGAGAAAATTTCATATCTTCAAATCCGTTGTCTTCAAAAAACTGCTGGTACTTCAACGCTGATTCCACCATTGCCTTTGCAGAAACACCATATTTTGATTTTAGCTCTTTTTCAAGCGAACCTGAGTTTACACCAATCCTGATTGCCACATTATGCATCTTTGCAGCATCTATAATTTTTTTTACATATTCAGCTTTTCCTATGTTTCCAGGATTAATCCTAATCCCATCCGCGCCATTTTCCATTGAAAGTATTGCCAGCCTATAATCAAAATGAATATCAGCAATAAGTGGGATATTAATCTTATCTTTTATAAATCTAATAGATTTGGCTGCCTCCTCATCTACAACAGCTACCCTAACAATCTCACAGCCAGCATTTTCTAAAGATTTTATCTGATTAATTGTAGCCTCAATATCTCTTGTATCAGTATTGGTCATAGATTGGACAGTTATAGGGTTATCCCCACCAATTTTTAAATTGCCAAGCTCTATAATCTTTGTTTTCTTTCTCATTTAAGCTCACCTTTGCCATAAGGGTGTGTTTTATCATATACTTTGAGTATCTCAGATAAGTTTAGATGAGTATATTTTTGTGTTGTAGCAAGGCTTGAATGTCCAAGCAATTTTTGAATAGTCCTCAAATCAGCTCCATTTTCAAGAAGGTGTGTTGCAAAAGTATGTCTAAATGAATGAGGGCTATAATTTAACGGAAGGCCAGCTTTTTTAAGGTATTTATCAACTATTCTTCTTACTGATCTATCGGTAAGTGCTGTCCCAAATTTATTTATAAAAAGATGGTCAGTATTTACTATCCCCTTTTGAACAATATTTTCTCTCACAGATAAGTATTTTTTTATCAAATCCATAATATAGTCAGAAAGAGGGATAACCCTCATCTTTTTCCCTTTACCAAAAATTCTAACCCTCATTCCACCAAAATCGATATCATCAAGTTTTATATTAACAAGCTCTGAAACCCTAACTCCAGTCCCATACAAAAACTCCAAAATCAGTGCATCACGAATACCCGAAGGGGTTTCTTTATCCGGCAGTTCAAGTAAAGAAAAAATTGTATCTATATCGAATACGGTAAAAAGTTTTTTATCTTTTTTTGGAAATTTTATCATCCTTGCTGGATTATCTTCAATTAAGCCTCTTTTTATTAAAAACTTGAAGAATGAACGTAAAGTGGCAATCTTTCGCTCTATACTACTCTTTGAAAAACCTTTATCATACAAATAAGCAACAAACATTCTCAAGGCAAAATAATCTATCTCTTTTAGACTCTTATCCTCATCTTTTATAAAAGAAACGAGGTCATTTAAATCATTTAAATAAGATTTTACTGTATTACTACTAACCTGTCTTTCACTAATTAAATAATTTTCAAAATAGTCTATAGCTTCTTTAAGCTTCACTCTGCAGATACTCTTTTAGTGCATTCAACGCTCTATTGCTGAGCTCCAACTTTTTTCTCTTCTTATCCCTGATCTTTTTATCAAGAGGTGGAAGCATACCAAAGTGAAAGTTGCTAGGTGTATAATCTTTTTTATGAGTTGAAACATATCTTGATAATGCACCAAGCGCTGTAGTTTCTGGAAAAGGTTTTATCTTTTTGCCATTAAAATAGTTTACTAAAAATTTTGCTATAATAAGTGATGTGGCTGCTGATTCGATATACCCTTCTACGCCTGTAATTTGCCCAGCAAAGAAAAGTAAGTCATCTTTATATCTAAAAAATGAGTCCAAATAATCGCAGGCTCTCACATAGGTATTTCTATGAATTGAGCCATATCTCAAAAATTCTGCATTCTCAAGCCCAGGTATTAGTCTAAAAACTTCTTTTTGAGCTCCAATTTTCATTTTAGTTTGAAAACCAACAATGTTGTAGGCTCTACCCTCTACATCCTCTTTTCTAAGCTGAACAACGGCATAGTATTTTTTACCAGTTTTTGGATGCTCAAGCCCTACAGGTCTCATTGGTCCAAATAGTAAAGTTTGCTTACCACGAGCTGCAAGCTCCTCTATTGGCATACACCCTTCAAAAACTGCACCTTTTTCAAAATCTCTAAACTCCACCTTTTCAGCTTTCATCAGTGCATCATAAAAACGATCGAACTCCTCCTCTGTCAAGGGGCAGTTGAGATAATCACTTTCCCCTTTGTTGTATCTACTTTTGAAAAAACATTTTGAATAATCTATAGATTCTGCATCAACAATTGGTGAGATGGCATCATAAAAATAGAGCTCTCCACCAAAAAGATTTTTCAGCTCTTTTGATAAATTGTGTGATGTGAGAGGCCCAGAAGCAACAACAAGTGGTCTATCTTTTGGTATCGATTTTACCTCTTCTCTGATAACTTTTATATTTTCATGATTTTCTAAAATCTCTGTAATCTCCTTTGCAAACTTTTCTCTATCTACAGCAAGG is a window encoding:
- the ispG gene encoding flavodoxin-dependent (E)-4-hydroxy-3-methylbut-2-enyl-diphosphate synthase — its product is MRKKTKIIELGNLKIGGDNPITVQSMTNTDTRDIEATINQIKSLENAGCEIVRVAVVDEEAAKSIRFIKDKINIPLIADIHFDYRLAILSMENGADGIRINPGNIGKAEYVKKIIDAAKMHNVAIRIGVNSGSLEKELKSKYGVSAKAMVESALKYQQFFEDNGFEDMKFSLKASNVMMTIEAYREFSKRSDYPLHLGVTEAGTFFSGTIKSAVGIGTLLAEGIGDTLRVSLTADPVEEVRVGFEILKALGLRERGVDIVSCPTCGRCEINLVELAEKVEKALVVFDKKISVAVMGCPVNGPGEAREADYGIAGGRGVGIIFKKGKVVKKVEEEDLLDEFLKILNEDLAK
- a CDS encoding ABC-F family ATP-binding cassette domain-containing protein, yielding MISVENLTKSFGTRLVFDKINFTIGSGEKVGLIGRNGEGKTTLFKMIVGEEEPDSGKVNIPKDYKIGYLKQHLEFSHNRLIDEVYSIVKSDLEDNRWKAEKVLFGLGFTKEDLDKNPYEFSGGYQVRINLAKVLVSDCDLLLLDEPTNYLDILSIRWLANFLREWKKEFILITHDRGFMDSVCTHILGIYRKKVRKIKGDTSKFYEQIRLEEEHLEKTKENIDKRKKEMEQFINKFRAKARQANLVQSRIKTLEKLKEDEVDLEPIKNLNFRFSYKPYEGKNLIHVKDITFGYHKDKPLFTNLSFSIGSNDKICIIGPNGKGKTTLIKVLSGKLKPISGEIIINNNVEIGVYEQTNIADLVDDRTIEEEIMYSDASVDRQRARDIAGIMMFSGDEALKKIGVLSGGEKSRVLLGKVIAKPVNLVMLDEPTNHLDIYSTDALLEALKQFEGAILMVTHNETFLREIANRLIVFKKDEVMLFEGTYDEFLEKVGWDEEDFTRKNEKEKEKLSKKDIRRLKAEVIAEKSKVLNPLIKEVEELERAIEESESRKTEVNSLILKYSMEGNFEEVASLSKELKNIEKNIDELYSRYEIKLSELEEKENYFQKRLEQLI
- the trmFO gene encoding methylenetetrahydrofolate--tRNA-(uracil(54)-C(5))-methyltransferase (FADH(2)-oxidizing) TrmFO yields the protein MDKIVTIIGGGLAGSELAFQLAESGIKVVLYEMRPKKMTEAHETGFLGELLCSNSLKAESLDTASGLLKAEMEMLNSLIIKVAKKNRVPAGNALAVDREKFAKEITEILENHENIKVIREEVKSIPKDRPLVVASGPLTSHNLSKELKNLFGGELYFYDAISPIVDAESIDYSKCFFKSRYNKGESDYLNCPLTEEEFDRFYDALMKAEKVEFRDFEKGAVFEGCMPIEELAARGKQTLLFGPMRPVGLEHPKTGKKYYAVVQLRKEDVEGRAYNIVGFQTKMKIGAQKEVFRLIPGLENAEFLRYGSIHRNTYVRACDYLDSFFRYKDDLLFFAGQITGVEGYIESAATSLIIAKFLVNYFNGKKIKPFPETTALGALSRYVSTHKKDYTPSNFHFGMLPPLDKKIRDKKRKKLELSNRALNALKEYLQSEA
- the xerA gene encoding site-specific tyrosine recombinase/integron integrase, with product MKLKEAIDYFENYLISERQVSSNTVKSYLNDLNDLVSFIKDEDKSLKEIDYFALRMFVAYLYDKGFSKSSIERKIATLRSFFKFLIKRGLIEDNPARMIKFPKKDKKLFTVFDIDTIFSLLELPDKETPSGIRDALILEFLYGTGVRVSELVNIKLDDIDFGGMRVRIFGKGKKMRVIPLSDYIMDLIKKYLSVRENIVQKGIVNTDHLFINKFGTALTDRSVRRIVDKYLKKAGLPLNYSPHSFRHTFATHLLENGADLRTIQKLLGHSSLATTQKYTHLNLSEILKVYDKTHPYGKGELK